CCACCGGCGGGGTATCGCAGCTTCCGGGCGCAGCGCTTCGGCGACACGCTGGTGGAGTATCTGGTACGGGAGGAGACGGCCGATGGCGGATCCCAGGGTGGCTCTGTACCCGGGGACGTTCGATCCCCTCACGAACGGTCACATGGACATCGTGATCCGGGCGAGCGGTCTCTTCGACCGGGTCATCGTGGCGGTCGCGGAGTCGGCGAAGAAGGAGCCGATGCTGCCGCTGCAAGTGCGCTGCGACCTGGTGCGCGGCGCCTGCGCCGCACTGCCCCAGGTGAGCGTGCGGCCTTTCACGGGGCTGCTGGCGGCGGCCTACGGTGAGCTCGGCATCCACGTCGTCATCAAAGGGCTGCGCTCGATGACGGACTTCGAGTACGAGTTCCAGCAGGCACAGGCGAATCGGCGCCTGCACGCGCAGTTCGAGACCGTCTTCTTCATGCCCAGCGACCGGAACACCTGCATCTCCAGCTCGCTGGTGCGGGAGATCTATGCCCTTGGCGGGGACGTGCGGGATTTCGTGCCCGAGAACGTGGCCCGCCATCTGGAGGCGGCGCGCACCCCCATGGCCGGACGGGGCGGCGGGCAAAAGAGCAAGGGGACCCCATGAGCCCGGTGCGTTCCTTGCGTCTCTCCCGCATGGGCACGGCGGTACAGGAATCGGCGACGCTGCGCCAGGCGGCGCGGGTGGCCGCGCTGCGCGCCACCGGCCGGCGCCTCTACAACCTCACCGTCGGCGAGCCCGATTGCGACACCCCCGAAGACGTGCGCGTGGCAGCCCATCGCGCCATCGACAGCGGGCACACGCACTACACCGCTTCCGCCGGCTCGCCGGAGCTGCGCCAGGCCGTCGCCGCCTACTACAGCGCGCGGCGCGGGGTTTCGTGGCGACCGACGCAGGCCATCGTCTCCACCGGCGCCAAGCAGGTGTTGTGGAGCGCGCTCGCGGCGTGCATCGAGCCGGGCGACGAGGTCGTGCTGCTCTCGCCCTACTGGACCAGCTACCCGGCCTACGTGGCCATGCTGGGCGGCGTGTCGCGCGTGCTGCGGCCGCCTTACGAGCGCGACTTCAAGGCCTGCGGCGACGACCTGCGCGCCGTGCTCGGGCCGCGCACCCGGGCCTTCGTGTTCAACAGCCCGGTGAACCCCACGGGGGCGGTGTACAGTGCGGAAGAGCTGCGCGATCTCTTCGAGCCCCTGCGCGACACCGACGTCCTGGTGATTTCGGACGAGATCTACGAGAACATGGTGTTCGAGGGCGAGCACCTCTCGCCGGT
The window above is part of the Candidatus Krumholzibacteriia bacterium genome. Proteins encoded here:
- a CDS encoding pyridoxal phosphate-dependent aminotransferase; this encodes MSPVRSLRLSRMGTAVQESATLRQAARVAALRATGRRLYNLTVGEPDCDTPEDVRVAAHRAIDSGHTHYTASAGSPELRQAVAAYYSARRGVSWRPTQAIVSTGAKQVLWSALAACIEPGDEVVLLSPYWTSYPAYVAMLGGVSRVLRPPYERDFKACGDDLRAVLGPRTRAFVFNSPVNPTGAVYSAEELRDLFEPLRDTDVLVISDEIYENMVFEGEHLSPVQVLPELQDRFVLVSGASKSFAMTGWRIGFGLGPEPLVRAMIQLQSHITGNPSSVSQQAVLAALALPPATLEPLRQHFRSRRDLCLQILAQLPELRFVRPQGTFYVFLDIEPFLGVWEGGTRLSGSEELAEYLLETHGIAVVPGTAFDHAGGIRLSSTLPLQDLREGLELLVQALRDRA
- the coaD gene encoding pantetheine-phosphate adenylyltransferase — protein: MADPRVALYPGTFDPLTNGHMDIVIRASGLFDRVIVAVAESAKKEPMLPLQVRCDLVRGACAALPQVSVRPFTGLLAAAYGELGIHVVIKGLRSMTDFEYEFQQAQANRRLHAQFETVFFMPSDRNTCISSSLVREIYALGGDVRDFVPENVARHLEAARTPMAGRGGGQKSKGTP